The following are encoded in a window of Streptomyces sp. SAT1 genomic DNA:
- a CDS encoding YbjN domain-containing protein, with the protein MAETDEADEAGGTDGHSGAGAGTGTGGEAERAARTLEAAFEDTGLEWESPRPGTYVVKLPGTRKLSTTVSFLAGRHTLSLNAFVIRHPDENEAGVHRWLLERNLRMYGVSYAVDRLGDIYVTARLSLASVTADEIDRLLGQVLEAADGAFNTLLELGFASAIRKEYAWRTSRGESTRNLDAFTHLIGRQAPGSAPE; encoded by the coding sequence ATGGCTGAGACGGACGAGGCGGACGAGGCGGGCGGGACGGACGGTCACTCCGGCGCAGGTGCCGGCACCGGCACCGGAGGCGAGGCGGAGCGCGCCGCGCGCACCCTCGAAGCCGCCTTCGAGGACACCGGCCTGGAATGGGAGAGCCCGCGGCCCGGCACCTATGTCGTCAAGCTCCCCGGCACCCGCAAGCTCTCCACCACGGTCTCCTTCCTGGCGGGCCGCCACACCCTCTCGCTGAACGCCTTCGTGATCCGCCACCCCGACGAGAACGAGGCGGGCGTCCACCGCTGGCTCCTCGAACGCAACCTGCGGATGTACGGCGTGAGTTACGCCGTCGACCGGCTCGGCGACATCTACGTCACCGCCCGGCTCTCCCTCGCCTCCGTCACCGCCGACGAGATCGACCGGCTGCTCGGCCAGGTCCTGGAGGCGGCCGACGGCGCCTTCAACACCCTTCTCGAACTGGGCTTCGCCTCCGCGATCCGCAAGGAGTACGCCTGGCGGACCTCCCGCGGGGAGTCCACGCGGAACCTGGACGCCTTCACCCACCTGATCGGGCGCCAGGCCCCCGGAAGCGCCCCGGAGTGA
- a CDS encoding ATP-binding protein, whose translation MEDAMPTHRRSFLGDPRELRAARQWTHAMLDGHPRSDDAALIVTELGTNAVVHTTSGGPGSTFHVTLAVSPLAVVIEVTDCGTSDTSPRVQHPTPDSTHGRGLGMVAALADRLQTRGGDSGRTVTAELHAPAHAQEPTRQPVCAEGHLP comes from the coding sequence ATGGAGGACGCCATGCCCACCCACCGACGCAGCTTCCTCGGCGACCCCCGAGAGCTCCGTGCCGCCCGTCAGTGGACGCACGCGATGCTGGACGGCCACCCTCGCTCCGACGACGCCGCGCTGATCGTGACCGAACTCGGAACCAACGCCGTGGTGCACACCACCAGTGGCGGTCCCGGCAGCACGTTCCACGTGACGCTCGCAGTCTCTCCGCTGGCCGTTGTCATCGAAGTGACCGACTGCGGAACGTCCGACACCAGCCCCCGGGTCCAGCACCCAACTCCCGATTCCACCCACGGTCGAGGGCTGGGCATGGTCGCCGCACTCGCCGACCGGCTTCAGACCCGAGGCGGCGATTCCGGCCGCACGGTCACCGCCGAACTCCACGCACCCGCCCACGCCCAGGAGCCGACGCGCCAGCCTGTTTGTGCCGAGGGCCATCTGCCATGA
- a CDS encoding putative quinol monooxygenase: MFGLMVRFTCKDDAAAAAFDDLVARTGEHIRAHEPGTVVYAVHRVDGRPLERMFYELYRDEDAFQEHESKDYVRHFLAEREQYLSATEVDRLGFVSGKGVRVEQ; encoded by the coding sequence ATGTTCGGACTGATGGTGCGCTTCACCTGCAAGGACGATGCGGCGGCGGCTGCGTTCGACGACCTGGTGGCACGGACGGGTGAGCACATCCGTGCGCACGAGCCCGGAACGGTGGTCTATGCCGTGCACCGTGTTGACGGCCGACCCTTGGAGCGCATGTTCTACGAGCTGTACCGGGACGAGGACGCCTTCCAGGAGCACGAGTCGAAGGACTATGTCCGTCACTTCCTGGCTGAGCGGGAGCAGTACCTCTCCGCCACCGAGGTCGACCGCCTTGGCTTCGTCTCCGGCAAGGGCGTGCGCGTTGAGCAGTGA
- a CDS encoding helix-turn-helix domain-containing protein, translated as MSSDYERALGRKIASGRKRRGLSQKEFAALLGRSEAWLSQVERGVRRIDRMTVLGKVADVLGVPVAELAAEAPLMASPAEDLSSGADRLRLLLSTPHALRALVRQARDGAPADVTALGGKVERAWGLVHRGAHAELTELLEALVPRLESAARVATGAEQADTFRLLAGAYQAFGAALANMAEPEAAWVAIDRAVAAAERAGDPLLMAAGAFRLSVVFLGVRRFAQAADVSGSAAEALAHGEGAEQTERLALRGALTLQRALVAARLNLADDAYAFLRTARDLAEQVGAGRNDYNTEFGPANVSVHEVSVAVGLGDAGVALRAAKRVDVSVLSEERQARFHIDLAKAHAQRRQVDDAVSALLRAQESTPQLVRAMPSVKQLVADLLLMGRPPSEALLRLAEELGVDDPASGV; from the coding sequence TTGAGCAGTGACTACGAGCGGGCACTCGGTCGCAAGATCGCTTCCGGACGCAAGCGTCGCGGGCTCTCGCAGAAGGAGTTCGCCGCGCTGCTGGGGCGTTCGGAAGCCTGGCTGTCGCAGGTGGAGCGCGGCGTACGCCGCATCGACCGGATGACCGTGCTCGGGAAGGTCGCCGACGTCTTGGGCGTACCGGTGGCGGAGCTGGCAGCCGAGGCGCCTCTCATGGCGTCACCGGCCGAGGACCTGTCGAGCGGAGCGGACAGGCTGCGGCTGCTGCTCAGCACCCCGCATGCTCTCAGGGCGCTCGTCCGCCAGGCACGGGATGGTGCGCCCGCGGATGTGACGGCACTTGGTGGCAAGGTCGAGCGGGCCTGGGGACTCGTCCACCGAGGAGCCCACGCCGAACTGACCGAGCTGCTGGAGGCTCTGGTGCCCCGGCTGGAATCTGCCGCCCGCGTCGCCACCGGGGCGGAGCAGGCCGACACCTTCCGCTTGCTCGCCGGCGCGTACCAGGCGTTCGGTGCCGCGCTCGCGAACATGGCGGAGCCCGAGGCCGCCTGGGTCGCGATCGACCGTGCCGTGGCCGCCGCCGAGCGGGCCGGTGATCCCTTGCTGATGGCCGCCGGTGCGTTCCGCTTGTCGGTCGTCTTCCTCGGTGTTCGTCGCTTCGCGCAGGCAGCCGATGTCTCCGGGAGCGCTGCCGAGGCGCTGGCTCATGGGGAGGGAGCCGAGCAGACCGAGAGACTGGCGCTGCGCGGTGCGCTGACACTCCAACGGGCCCTCGTCGCGGCTCGGCTGAACCTGGCCGATGATGCGTACGCGTTCCTGCGTACCGCCCGTGATCTGGCCGAACAGGTCGGCGCGGGGCGCAACGACTACAACACCGAGTTCGGTCCGGCCAACGTGTCGGTGCACGAGGTGTCCGTGGCGGTCGGCCTCGGAGATGCCGGGGTGGCTCTTCGAGCCGCGAAGAGGGTCGACGTGTCGGTGCTCTCCGAGGAACGGCAGGCACGATTCCACATCGACCTCGCCAAAGCCCATGCACAGCGCCGACAGGTGGACGATGCAGTATCAGCTCTGTTGCGCGCGCAGGAGTCGACGCCTCAGTTGGTGAGGGCCATGCCATCAGTGAAACAACTCGTCGCGGATCTGCTGCTCATGGGTCGACCGCCCTCCGAAGCGTTGCTACGGCTGGCTGAGGAGTTGGGCGTGGACGATCCGGCGAGTGGTGTCTGA
- a CDS encoding NUDIX hydrolase produces the protein MSVAGVVVDDQGRALLIQRRDNGKWEPPGGVLEREETIPEALQREVLEETGIKIALPASLTGVYKNMTGLIVSLVFRCEAADGTPTTGDETRALRWATREEVTDLADEAYAIRVLDALDATSPPAVRAHDGVKLV, from the coding sequence GTGAGCGTCGCCGGAGTTGTCGTCGACGACCAGGGCCGTGCCCTTCTGATCCAGCGCCGCGACAACGGCAAGTGGGAGCCGCCGGGCGGCGTCCTCGAACGCGAGGAGACCATCCCGGAAGCCCTCCAGCGCGAGGTCCTGGAGGAGACCGGCATCAAGATCGCCCTCCCCGCCAGCCTGACCGGCGTCTACAAGAACATGACGGGCCTGATCGTCTCCCTCGTATTCCGCTGCGAGGCCGCCGACGGCACGCCCACCACCGGCGACGAGACCCGCGCCCTGCGCTGGGCCACCCGCGAAGAGGTCACCGACCTCGCCGACGAGGCGTACGCGATCCGCGTCCTGGACGCCCTCGACGCGACGTCCCCGCCGGCCGTCCGCGCCCACGACGGCGTGAAACTCGTCTAG
- a CDS encoding helix-turn-helix domain-containing protein yields MADQRQAPQEAPAVRADPAARRDVSAWRPGVPGVVEVLHAHFTGYAYPMHVHEAWTLLVVDDGAVRYDLDRHEHGTPHDTVTLLPPHVPHNGSPAAPGGFRKRVVYLDSSRLGEELIGAAVDGPELRDPVLRRRVGQLHSALGRRGDELEAESRLALVGGRLRDHLRRHRTDAAAHLERRDPVLARRLRELLDARVVAGVPLEEAARLLHAHPAHLVRAFSGAYGIAPHQYLMSRRVGRARRLLLDGLPPGEVASVTGFYDQAHLTRHFKRLVGVTPGRFRGPGARSGG; encoded by the coding sequence GTGGCCGACCAGCGACAGGCACCCCAGGAAGCCCCGGCGGTCCGGGCGGACCCGGCCGCCCGCCGGGACGTCTCCGCCTGGCGCCCCGGTGTCCCGGGCGTCGTGGAGGTCCTGCACGCGCACTTCACCGGCTACGCCTACCCGATGCACGTGCACGAGGCGTGGACGCTGCTGGTCGTGGACGACGGCGCCGTACGGTACGACCTCGACCGGCACGAGCACGGCACCCCGCACGACACGGTGACGCTGCTGCCGCCGCACGTGCCGCACAACGGCTCACCGGCCGCGCCGGGCGGCTTCCGCAAGCGGGTCGTGTACCTGGACAGCAGCCGGCTGGGCGAGGAGCTGATCGGAGCGGCCGTGGACGGGCCCGAGCTGCGGGACCCGGTGCTGCGACGGCGCGTCGGGCAGTTGCACTCCGCCCTCGGCCGGCGCGGCGACGAGCTGGAGGCGGAGAGCCGGCTGGCGCTCGTCGGCGGGCGGCTGCGGGACCATCTGCGCCGCCACCGGACGGACGCCGCCGCGCACCTGGAGCGGCGGGACCCGGTGCTCGCGCGGCGGCTGCGGGAGCTGCTCGACGCGCGGGTGGTGGCCGGGGTCCCGCTGGAGGAGGCCGCCCGGCTGCTGCACGCCCATCCGGCGCATCTGGTACGGGCGTTCAGCGGCGCGTACGGCATCGCCCCGCACCAGTACCTGATGTCCCGCCGGGTCGGGCGGGCGCGCCGGCTGCTGCTGGACGGGCTGCCGCCCGGGGAGGTCGCGTCGGTGACCGGCTTCTACGACCAGGCCCATCTGACCCGGCACTTCAAGCGGCTGGTCGGGGTCACTCCGGGGCGCTTCCGGGGGCCTGGCGCCCGATCAGGTGGGTGA
- a CDS encoding MDR family MFS transporter — translation MSVTSPRRAAGLRRAARETVSGLPREFWWLWTSTLVNRLGAFVATFMALYLTLDRGYSASYAGLVASLHGLGGVVSSLGGGVMADRLGRRPTLLIAQASTALSVALLGFVRDPVSIAGVAFLVGMASNASRPAVQAMMADIVRPEDRVRAFSLNYWAINLGFAVSSMAAGFIAEFSYLAGFLIEAAMTMACAIVVFLKLPESRPGGDGGESGREAGAEASVGLVTVLRDRRFMSVVGLSFLVAVVFQQGSVGLPVAMGRAGFTPADYGLAVAVNGILIVALQIPVTRLIEHRDPKRLLVVSSLLAGYGFGLTAFAGSVGVFALTVCVWTLGEMINAPTQTGLVVRLSPVHGRGRYQGVYTLSWSLAALVAPLMSGAVIDRLGAQWLWGMCAVVGTAAAVGYGALMRSLPQEDDRPYLDGQGGQDGDKGLAGAGAVDRAVADARPSADTRPSAEAGTT, via the coding sequence ATGTCCGTCACCAGTCCCAGACGCGCCGCCGGTCTGCGGCGTGCCGCCCGCGAGACGGTCTCCGGGCTCCCCCGCGAGTTCTGGTGGCTGTGGACGAGCACTCTGGTCAACCGGCTCGGCGCCTTCGTCGCCACGTTCATGGCGCTCTACCTCACCCTCGACCGGGGGTACTCCGCCTCCTACGCCGGTCTGGTCGCCTCGCTGCACGGGCTGGGCGGGGTCGTCTCGTCGCTCGGCGGGGGCGTGATGGCCGACCGGCTGGGGCGGCGGCCCACCCTGCTGATCGCGCAGGCGTCGACGGCCCTCTCCGTCGCGCTGCTCGGCTTCGTGCGCGACCCGGTCTCCATCGCCGGTGTCGCCTTCCTGGTCGGCATGGCCTCCAACGCCTCCCGTCCGGCCGTGCAGGCGATGATGGCGGACATCGTGCGGCCCGAGGACCGGGTGCGCGCCTTCTCGCTCAACTACTGGGCGATCAACCTCGGCTTCGCCGTCTCCTCCATGGCCGCCGGTTTCATCGCCGAGTTCAGCTATCTGGCCGGGTTCCTGATCGAGGCCGCGATGACGATGGCCTGCGCGATCGTCGTCTTCCTCAAGCTGCCCGAGTCGCGGCCCGGCGGCGACGGCGGCGAGTCCGGCCGGGAGGCGGGCGCGGAGGCGTCCGTCGGGCTGGTGACCGTGCTGCGCGACCGCCGTTTCATGAGTGTCGTGGGGCTGTCCTTCCTGGTGGCGGTGGTCTTCCAGCAGGGGTCGGTCGGGCTGCCCGTGGCGATGGGCCGGGCCGGGTTCACGCCCGCCGACTACGGTCTGGCCGTCGCCGTCAACGGCATCCTCATCGTCGCCCTCCAGATCCCGGTCACCCGGCTCATCGAGCACCGGGACCCCAAGCGGCTGCTCGTCGTCTCGTCCCTGCTGGCCGGGTACGGGTTCGGGCTCACCGCCTTCGCCGGGTCGGTCGGTGTCTTCGCCCTGACCGTGTGCGTCTGGACGCTGGGCGAGATGATCAACGCACCGACCCAGACCGGGCTGGTCGTCCGCCTCTCCCCCGTGCACGGGCGCGGCCGCTACCAGGGCGTCTACACCCTGTCCTGGTCGCTGGCCGCCCTCGTCGCCCCGCTGATGTCCGGCGCGGTCATCGACCGGCTCGGCGCTCAGTGGCTGTGGGGGATGTGCGCGGTCGTGGGGACCGCCGCCGCCGTCGGGTACGGCGCCCTCATGCGGAGCCTGCCGCAGGAGGACGACCGTCCGTACCTCGACGGCCAGGGCGGCCAGGACGGCGACAAGGGGCTCGCGGGTGCCGGTGCGGTGGATCGGGCGGTCGCCGACGCCCGTCCCTCCGCCGACACCCGTCCCTCCGCCGAGGCCGGTACCACGTGA
- a CDS encoding GntR family transcriptional regulator, which yields MSVLPSGALGDLDPTSDRAVFRQIADQLREAIARGRFREGEKLPSEAELVEHYGVSRMTVRNSFSILQGEGLVHAEHGKGVFVRPRPPVRRLASDRFARHHREQGRSAFLVEADAAGGRPAVDSLVVKEEKAGPEVSARLGAVRRVLVRRRRYLLDGRPVEFAASYLPLDIARGTPIAEANPGPGGIYARLEELGHRLDHFDEEIRARMPSPDEVRTLRLAPGVPVIHLVRTAFDTDGRAVEVCDTVMAADAYVLAYQLPAT from the coding sequence GTGAGTGTTCTTCCCTCCGGGGCTCTGGGCGATCTCGATCCCACGAGCGATCGTGCGGTCTTCCGGCAGATCGCCGACCAACTGCGCGAGGCCATCGCCCGCGGGCGTTTCCGGGAAGGGGAGAAGCTGCCCTCCGAGGCGGAACTCGTGGAGCACTACGGCGTCTCCCGCATGACCGTACGCAACTCCTTCTCCATCCTTCAGGGTGAAGGGCTCGTGCACGCCGAGCACGGCAAGGGTGTGTTCGTCCGGCCCCGGCCGCCGGTGCGGCGGCTCGCGTCCGACCGGTTCGCCCGTCACCACCGGGAGCAGGGCAGGTCCGCGTTCCTCGTGGAGGCGGACGCGGCCGGCGGCCGTCCGGCCGTCGACAGCCTGGTGGTGAAGGAGGAGAAGGCCGGTCCGGAGGTCTCCGCGCGGCTCGGTGCCGTACGCCGTGTGCTCGTGCGGCGGCGCCGGTACCTGCTCGACGGGCGGCCCGTCGAGTTCGCCGCTTCCTACCTGCCCCTCGACATCGCGCGCGGTACGCCCATCGCCGAGGCCAACCCCGGCCCCGGCGGCATCTACGCCCGCCTCGAAGAACTCGGCCACCGCCTCGACCACTTCGACGAGGAGATCCGCGCCCGCATGCCCTCGCCCGACGAGGTGCGCACCCTGCGTCTCGCGCCCGGTGTGCCCGTCATCCACCTCGTCCGCACCGCCTTCGACACCGACGGCCGGGCGGTCGAGGTGTGCGACACCGTCATGGCCGCCGACGCCTACGTCCTCGCGTACCAGCTCCCCGCCACCTGA
- a CDS encoding DUF2000 domain-containing protein, protein MNEQPTRPGPAAPEPAAPEAPAPAPAPVRFDTKIAVLLREDLETWQRLNVTAFLVSGLGTTVPEVVGEPYADADDVSYLPMFRQPVLVFEGTKETLAAAHGRALSRALPRALFTTDLFATGNDRDNRAAVRAVRTSGLDLAGLAVYGPRNAVDKVMKGARMHP, encoded by the coding sequence ATGAACGAACAGCCCACCCGCCCCGGGCCCGCCGCCCCCGAGCCCGCCGCTCCCGAGGCCCCCGCCCCCGCTCCCGCGCCCGTCCGCTTCGACACGAAGATCGCCGTACTGCTGCGCGAGGACCTGGAGACCTGGCAGCGCCTGAACGTGACCGCGTTCCTGGTCAGCGGCCTGGGCACCACGGTCCCGGAGGTGGTCGGCGAGCCGTACGCGGACGCCGACGACGTGTCCTACCTGCCCATGTTCCGCCAGCCGGTGCTGGTCTTCGAGGGCACCAAGGAGACCCTGGCGGCGGCCCACGGCCGGGCCCTGTCCCGCGCTCTCCCGCGCGCCCTGTTCACCACCGACCTCTTCGCCACCGGCAACGACCGCGACAACCGCGCGGCGGTACGGGCCGTACGGACCTCCGGCCTGGACCTGGCGGGTCTGGCGGTGTACGGCCCGCGGAACGCGGTGGACAAGGTGATGAAGGGGGCGCGGATGCACCCGTGA
- a CDS encoding GmrSD restriction endonuclease domain-containing protein, which translates to MQSSELSVQGQNLHQLYNQYYKNKLLVDRRYQRKLVWTRDEKEKLIDSAVNKLPIPLILLAQRRKGGMEILELIDGLQRLEAFFSFMENKYPYNGEYFDLATTGDTLAKLHSGELSQKEPVMSREKSLEIANYQIPVSTYRDAATSSIDEVFRRINSGGRRLSLHEIRQAGVTGPLSDVVRRTSATIRGDGTFAEALTLSEMEKLSISRKDLEYGLDLDRIFWTRHNIIGADDIRSSGDEEMVLDLVLDAVLTPWPTSGWQNRDVAYGLPRKIKSASPGEVNAAIVAVGVENLQQRLVAVIELLDEAMRDHGPLGRHMVHLETYEKGTRRQFQAIFSIIYELTFIDEMQPLSLEAIRNVLDNFWGRDLAIPTGGSAWGKDEKAKLYPQVKRRIKKAFFKPEPKSIAKQLNARLLIESYLQGPVNEDPLVELKQGFCVLSDPPTENTDLFDEIMQTAVGMANWSRDATGLILIGIADKPSAAHRSKELFGVTPVEIHGQHVLGTEEQISHLGHDIDSWWLKWQEKIKSAPVDSGFSADLVHSFSPLVCDGKVLWIIKPRSPGKPISYKNRFFVRVGASTREMETDDFLSHISRNF; encoded by the coding sequence ATGCAGAGTTCAGAGCTATCCGTCCAAGGACAGAACCTCCACCAGCTCTACAACCAGTACTATAAAAACAAACTCCTTGTTGACCGTCGCTACCAGCGGAAGCTGGTCTGGACGCGCGACGAAAAGGAAAAGCTTATCGACTCTGCAGTCAACAAGCTACCGATCCCTCTAATCCTCCTCGCTCAGAGAAGGAAGGGAGGGATGGAAATCCTTGAGCTAATCGACGGACTTCAGCGCCTTGAGGCATTCTTCTCTTTCATGGAGAACAAATACCCTTATAACGGTGAATATTTCGACTTGGCTACAACAGGAGATACCTTGGCTAAGCTCCACTCGGGAGAGCTCAGCCAAAAGGAACCCGTAATGTCACGCGAGAAATCCTTGGAGATTGCCAACTATCAAATCCCCGTCTCGACTTATCGCGATGCGGCAACCTCATCGATCGACGAGGTGTTCCGCCGAATTAATAGCGGCGGAAGGCGCCTGAGCTTGCATGAGATTCGGCAGGCAGGTGTAACTGGGCCGCTGTCAGACGTAGTACGCCGCACTAGCGCCACCATTAGGGGCGACGGGACTTTCGCTGAGGCTTTGACCCTCAGCGAGATGGAAAAGCTCTCCATCTCGCGGAAGGATCTCGAATATGGCCTGGACCTAGATCGCATCTTCTGGACGCGACACAACATTATTGGCGCAGATGACATTCGCTCCTCCGGCGACGAGGAAATGGTCCTGGACCTGGTCCTCGACGCCGTTCTTACTCCCTGGCCTACAAGCGGGTGGCAAAATCGAGATGTAGCTTACGGCTTGCCGCGGAAAATCAAGTCAGCTTCTCCGGGTGAAGTCAACGCAGCCATCGTGGCCGTTGGCGTCGAGAATTTGCAACAACGCCTCGTGGCAGTAATCGAGCTTCTGGATGAAGCCATGCGCGACCACGGCCCCCTGGGTCGTCATATGGTCCACCTGGAGACCTATGAGAAGGGCACGCGACGGCAGTTCCAGGCAATCTTTTCCATCATCTATGAACTCACATTCATTGATGAGATGCAGCCCCTCTCTTTGGAGGCCATTCGCAACGTATTGGACAATTTCTGGGGACGCGACCTTGCCATTCCAACTGGAGGGAGCGCATGGGGTAAGGACGAGAAGGCCAAGCTCTACCCGCAAGTGAAGCGGCGCATCAAGAAGGCTTTCTTTAAGCCTGAGCCCAAAAGTATCGCCAAGCAACTCAATGCGCGCCTTCTGATTGAAAGCTATCTGCAGGGCCCAGTCAACGAGGATCCGCTTGTTGAACTTAAGCAAGGATTCTGCGTACTTTCGGACCCTCCCACTGAGAATACGGATCTGTTCGACGAGATAATGCAGACAGCAGTCGGCATGGCAAACTGGAGCCGTGATGCAACCGGTCTCATTCTAATCGGGATCGCAGATAAGCCATCTGCGGCACACCGATCGAAAGAACTCTTCGGCGTAACTCCGGTCGAAATTCACGGGCAGCACGTACTGGGCACCGAGGAGCAGATCTCCCACTTGGGTCATGACATCGACTCCTGGTGGCTCAAGTGGCAGGAAAAGATTAAGTCTGCCCCGGTGGACTCTGGCTTCTCGGCCGACCTCGTACACAGCTTTAGCCCGCTTGTCTGTGACGGAAAAGTCCTTTGGATCATAAAGCCTCGATCGCCCGGTAAGCCTATCTCGTACAAGAACAGATTTTTTGTGAGAGTCGGCGCATCGACGCGCGAAATGGAAACTGACGATTTCCTCTCTCACATCTCTCGAAACTTCTAA
- a CDS encoding ATP-binding protein translates to MDEYTSTVRVWGLSCPGFPEEVSRARRWTRDILRGSPLADDAALIVSELSTNAIRHTASGWEPGSFHLAVAVSAQVVAVSVTDDGGAATAPKVKHQDHDAEHGRGLDMVSAIAHRVVVHDTDQGHTVTAELYSAPRLGGRSC, encoded by the coding sequence ATGGACGAGTATACGAGTACGGTCCGGGTCTGGGGACTGAGTTGCCCAGGATTCCCCGAAGAAGTGAGCCGAGCCCGCCGCTGGACCCGTGACATCCTGCGCGGATCACCCTTGGCGGACGACGCCGCCCTCATCGTGAGCGAGCTGAGCACCAACGCGATCCGCCACACAGCCAGCGGCTGGGAGCCCGGCAGCTTCCACCTGGCCGTCGCGGTCTCGGCCCAGGTGGTCGCGGTCTCGGTCACGGACGACGGCGGCGCGGCCACGGCCCCCAAGGTCAAGCACCAGGACCACGACGCCGAACACGGTCGGGGGCTGGACATGGTCAGCGCCATTGCCCACAGGGTCGTCGTCCACGACACCGACCAGGGCCACACGGTCACCGCGGAGCTGTACTCGGCCCCTCGGCTGGGAGGACGCTCGTGCTGA
- a CDS encoding phosphoglyceromutase has protein sequence MADAPYKLILLRHGESEWNAKNLFTGWVDVNLNEKGEKEAVRGGELLKDAGLLPDVVHTSLQKRAIRTAQLALEAADRHWIPVHRSWRLNERHYGALQGKDKAQTLAEFGEEQFMLWRRSYDTPPPPLPRDAEFSQFDDARYATLPPELRPQTECLKDVVARMLPYWFDSIVPDLLTGRTVLVAAHGNSLRALVKHLDQISDADIAGLNIPTGIPLTYDLDADFRPLNPGGTYLDPAAAAAAIEAVKNQGKKK, from the coding sequence ATGGCCGACGCACCGTACAAGCTGATCCTCCTCCGCCACGGCGAGAGCGAGTGGAACGCGAAGAACCTGTTCACCGGCTGGGTGGACGTCAACCTCAACGAGAAGGGCGAGAAGGAGGCGGTCCGCGGCGGTGAGCTGCTGAAGGACGCCGGCCTGCTGCCCGACGTGGTCCACACGTCCCTCCAGAAGCGCGCGATCCGCACGGCCCAGCTCGCCCTGGAGGCCGCCGACCGCCACTGGATCCCCGTCCACCGCTCCTGGCGCCTGAACGAGCGCCACTACGGCGCCCTCCAGGGCAAGGACAAGGCCCAGACGCTGGCGGAGTTCGGCGAGGAGCAGTTCATGCTCTGGCGCCGCTCCTACGACACCCCGCCGCCGCCGCTGCCCCGCGACGCGGAGTTCTCGCAGTTCGACGACGCGCGCTACGCGACCCTCCCGCCGGAGCTGCGCCCCCAGACGGAGTGCCTCAAGGACGTCGTCGCCCGCATGCTGCCGTACTGGTTCGACAGCATCGTCCCCGACCTCCTCACCGGCCGCACGGTCCTCGTCGCCGCCCACGGCAACAGCCTGCGCGCCCTGGTCAAGCACCTCGACCAGATCTCCGACGCCGACATCGCCGGCCTCAACATCCCCACCGGCATCCCCCTCACCTACGACCTCGACGCCGACTTCCGCCCCCTCAACCCGGGCGGCACCTACCTCGACCCGGCCGCGGCCGCGGCGGCGATCGAGGCCGTGAAGAACCAGGGCAAGAAGAAGTAA
- a CDS encoding helix-turn-helix domain-containing protein, with protein sequence MATPNGTLRAVRMGLLMSQDEFARALRRAGEREGSPNDASKRLVQRWESGTTAGPRPVYARALEAVTGLPIESLGFPAPALVRISEDGHGGHDLQDSPVGTPAGSGSPTPQTSPRINYTGVWLSMYEYVSSGRGNQVFPGKHHVVLLQHGNRLTGRSLPHGSLNPDSPLTLDLQADGSTVTGTWTEQTASEGYYRGARYFGAVQMLVEPTGRRMAGKWVGFGKEFDVNTGPWELRLMDTATTRAVLDSYNRPPE encoded by the coding sequence ATGGCCACTCCGAACGGAACTTTGCGAGCGGTCCGTATGGGCCTGCTCATGTCGCAGGACGAGTTCGCGCGTGCGCTCCGCAGGGCCGGAGAGCGGGAGGGGAGTCCGAACGACGCCTCGAAGCGCCTTGTCCAGAGGTGGGAGTCCGGCACCACGGCCGGGCCGCGTCCCGTCTACGCCCGAGCACTGGAGGCGGTGACAGGGCTGCCCATCGAATCCCTCGGCTTCCCGGCGCCCGCCCTCGTCCGGATCTCCGAGGACGGACACGGCGGCCACGACCTCCAGGACTCACCGGTCGGCACTCCGGCCGGAAGCGGATCCCCTACTCCTCAGACCTCACCGCGGATCAACTACACGGGCGTCTGGCTGAGCATGTATGAGTACGTGTCCAGCGGCCGCGGCAACCAGGTCTTCCCCGGCAAGCACCACGTGGTGCTGCTCCAGCACGGCAACCGGCTCACCGGGCGCAGCCTGCCCCATGGGTCCCTCAACCCGGACAGTCCCCTCACCCTCGATCTCCAGGCCGACGGCAGCACCGTGACCGGTACCTGGACCGAGCAGACCGCGAGCGAGGGCTACTACCGAGGAGCCCGGTACTTCGGGGCTGTTCAGATGCTGGTCGAGCCCACCGGGCGGCGCATGGCTGGCAAGTGGGTCGGTTTCGGCAAGGAGTTCGACGTGAACACGGGGCCGTGGGAACTGCGGCTCATGGACACGGCGACGACGAGAGCGGTCCTGGACTCGTACAACCGCCCGCCCGAGTAG